A single genomic interval of Flavihumibacter rivuli harbors:
- a CDS encoding metal-dependent transcriptional regulator has protein sequence MKYSTSKENYIKAIYHLQQEQDVVNTNALARVLETKPASVTDMLKKLKEQKLLQYQPYKGVKLTAEGKKLALLIIRKHRLWEYFLVSKLGFGWEEVHEIAEELEHISSKKLIDRLDDFLGNPRTDPHGDPIPDQHGKMPVVHQTRLLELPLNTPADVISVTNQSTEMLELLTHKNIGIGTKLEVKKHFSFDKSLELKIQDQPAFNISEQLAANIYVAYDATQQA, from the coding sequence TTGAAATATTCAACCAGCAAGGAAAACTACATCAAAGCCATCTACCACCTGCAACAGGAGCAGGATGTGGTGAACACCAATGCACTGGCCAGGGTTTTGGAAACCAAGCCGGCATCAGTAACGGACATGCTGAAGAAGCTGAAGGAGCAAAAGCTTTTGCAATACCAGCCTTACAAAGGGGTGAAACTAACTGCAGAAGGAAAGAAACTTGCCCTCCTGATCATCCGCAAGCACCGGCTATGGGAGTATTTCCTGGTATCCAAACTGGGATTTGGATGGGAAGAAGTGCATGAGATCGCGGAAGAACTGGAGCATATCAGCAGTAAGAAACTGATCGACCGGCTGGATGATTTCCTGGGCAACCCCAGGACCGATCCGCATGGAGACCCCATTCCCGACCAGCATGGCAAGATGCCGGTGGTCCACCAAACCAGGCTATTGGAACTTCCCCTGAATACGCCTGCCGATGTGATCAGTGTTACCAACCAAAGCACTGAGATGCTGGAATTGCTCACTCACAAAAATATCGGCATCGGTACAAAACTGGAAGTAAAAAAGCATTTCAGTTTCGACAAATCGCTTGAATTGAAAATACAGGACCAGCCGGCCTTTAACATTAGCGAGCAGCTGGCGGCCAATATATACGTAGCTTATGATGCAACACAGCAAGCATGA
- the glgP gene encoding alpha-glucan family phosphorylase — MSFRNYKLPYVAEDRYSKKVAYFSMEFAVHQPLKIYSGGLGFLSGSHLRSAYELRQNLIGIGILWKYGYYDQARNQDQTLQVTWMEKQYSFLEDTGIKFQISIHDHPVWVKAYYLNPETFKSAPLFLLSTDLPENDYVSQTITHRLYDANVATKVAQFILLGVGGAKLLDELGYSPDLYHLNEAHAISAGFYLYRKFGNNLEEVRKRMVFTTHTPEEAGNEKHDIYLCHKMSYFCGLSIEDVRALTGIQDDQFNHSLVALRFARLANGVSQLHGHVSRAMWGKHSGICPIISITNAQNWRYWADKQLYRFMEEGNDHLWDDRKTYLKRRAFEIVADQTGKVFDPNVLTIVWARRFAGYKRADLITRNEERFRALLENKKHPVQIIWAGKPYPMDYPAINDFNHLVHMSKHHRNMAVLIGYELGLSKRMKQAADIWLNNPRVPREASGTSGMTAAMNGAINFSTDDGWIPEFMNHGNNGFVVPKADYEHMNTHEQDEYDLNMLYKILEEQIIPLYYHNRETFRQVVKNGMRDVRYQFESNRMAHEYYELLYNG, encoded by the coding sequence ATGAGCTTCAGAAATTACAAGCTGCCCTATGTCGCCGAGGATCGTTATTCGAAAAAAGTAGCCTACTTCTCTATGGAGTTCGCTGTACATCAACCGCTGAAGATCTATAGCGGCGGACTTGGATTCCTTTCTGGTTCACATCTGCGTAGCGCCTACGAATTGCGCCAGAACCTGATAGGCATCGGGATCTTGTGGAAATACGGCTATTACGACCAGGCCAGGAACCAGGACCAGACCCTTCAGGTCACCTGGATGGAGAAGCAGTATAGCTTTCTCGAAGATACCGGGATCAAGTTCCAGATATCCATTCACGACCATCCTGTTTGGGTAAAGGCCTATTACCTGAATCCGGAAACTTTTAAGAGTGCGCCTTTATTCCTGCTCAGTACTGATCTCCCTGAGAATGATTATGTTTCCCAGACCATTACCCATCGCCTATACGATGCCAATGTTGCCACCAAGGTAGCGCAGTTCATTTTGTTGGGTGTTGGCGGTGCAAAACTGCTGGATGAATTGGGGTATAGCCCGGACCTCTACCATTTGAATGAGGCCCATGCCATCAGTGCAGGATTTTACCTGTACAGGAAGTTTGGCAATAACCTGGAAGAGGTGCGTAAGCGCATGGTGTTTACCACCCATACCCCTGAAGAGGCCGGTAATGAGAAGCATGATATTTACCTCTGCCATAAGATGAGTTATTTCTGTGGGTTATCCATTGAAGACGTAAGGGCACTGACGGGTATCCAAGATGACCAGTTCAACCATTCGCTGGTGGCCTTGCGTTTCGCCCGCCTGGCCAATGGGGTATCCCAATTGCATGGCCATGTATCCAGGGCCATGTGGGGAAAGCACAGCGGCATATGCCCGATTATTTCCATTACCAACGCGCAAAACTGGCGTTATTGGGCAGACAAGCAACTCTACCGCTTCATGGAAGAGGGCAACGATCATTTATGGGATGACCGCAAGACCTACCTGAAGCGCAGGGCATTTGAGATCGTGGCCGACCAGACCGGAAAAGTGTTTGATCCGAATGTACTTACCATTGTATGGGCAAGGCGTTTTGCAGGATATAAGCGCGCTGACCTGATTACCCGGAATGAAGAACGTTTCAGGGCATTGCTGGAGAATAAAAAGCATCCCGTTCAGATCATCTGGGCAGGAAAGCCTTACCCAATGGATTATCCGGCTATCAATGATTTCAATCACCTGGTGCACATGAGTAAGCACCATCGTAATATGGCGGTATTGATCGGTTACGAATTGGGATTGTCCAAGCGCATGAAGCAGGCTGCTGATATTTGGCTGAATAACCCGCGTGTGCCACGTGAAGCCTCCGGAACCAGCGGTATGACAGCAGCCATGAACGGTGCTATCAACTTTAGTACAGATGACGGATGGATACCGGAATTCATGAACCATGGCAATAACGGCTTCGTAGTACCCAAAGCAGATTATGAGCACATGAATACCCACGAGCAGGATGAATACGACCTCAATATGCTGTATAAGATCCTGGAAGAGCAGATCATTCCGCTATACTACCATAACCGTGAAACTTTCCGCCAGGTAGTGAAGAATGGCATGCGTGACGTGCGTTACCAGTTCGAGAGTAACCGTATGGCCCATGAATACTATGAACTCTTGTATAACGGCTAG
- a CDS encoding potassium channel family protein: MRTKAWELFQPFGLLLIVGTVGMIGYMTVEGFTFVEALYMTTITITTAGFTEVRPLTDHGRVFTVCLLILSWISLAYAITRIIQYIINGEINKYFKYRRLMKAIEKLNNHVIICGFGRNGQQAAQTLRYHNLPFVVIEKNEELLQKYAEEYPEVIYLVGDGTNDELLLEAGINRARALITSLPVDADNVFIVLSARSLNATIRIISRASENSAVAKLKKAGADNVILPDRIGGTHMATLVSKPDVIEFIDYLSGEEGESIHMESVDYSQLPPEIRDKSLDVVMSWKKTGVNCIGIKNGDGKFIINPPSTTIINAGMKVFVLGTKQQIGEMKGNIDK; this comes from the coding sequence TTGCGTACAAAAGCCTGGGAGCTTTTCCAACCCTTTGGGTTATTATTGATAGTTGGCACCGTCGGCATGATCGGCTATATGACGGTGGAAGGTTTCACTTTTGTGGAAGCCCTCTACATGACGACCATCACGATTACTACTGCCGGCTTCACAGAAGTGCGCCCGCTGACCGACCACGGAAGGGTGTTCACCGTTTGCTTACTCATCCTGAGTTGGATATCACTGGCCTATGCCATTACCAGGATCATCCAGTACATTATCAATGGGGAAATCAACAAGTATTTTAAATACAGGAGGCTTATGAAGGCGATAGAGAAACTCAATAACCACGTGATCATCTGTGGATTTGGAAGGAACGGCCAGCAGGCAGCCCAAACCCTCCGTTACCATAACCTGCCTTTCGTGGTGATCGAAAAGAATGAAGAGCTTTTGCAGAAATATGCCGAGGAATACCCTGAAGTGATCTACCTCGTTGGGGATGGCACCAATGATGAATTGTTATTGGAAGCCGGCATTAATCGTGCCCGGGCCCTGATCACCAGTTTGCCGGTGGATGCTGATAACGTATTTATCGTACTTTCTGCCCGTTCCCTGAATGCAACCATCAGGATCATCAGCAGGGCCAGTGAGAATAGTGCTGTTGCCAAACTCAAGAAGGCTGGTGCTGATAATGTGATCCTGCCTGACAGGATCGGGGGGACCCATATGGCTACCCTGGTCTCCAAGCCTGATGTAATTGAATTCATTGATTACCTGAGCGGGGAAGAGGGGGAGTCGATCCATATGGAGTCGGTGGATTACAGCCAGCTGCCTCCGGAGATCCGCGATAAGAGCCTGGATGTGGTCATGTCATGGAAAAAGACCGGTGTGAACTGCATCGGGATCAAGAATGGTGATGGAAAATTCATCATCAATCCCCCTTCTACTACCATCATCAATGCAGGCATGAAGGTTTTTGTACTGGGTACCAAACAGCAGATAGGGGAGATGAAGGGGAATATTGACAAATAA
- a CDS encoding PKD domain-containing protein, with the protein MKSLILLSLAASFFTNDPVKGNKEGKVDNPAKNQAPVANAGGKLVFKVSDFAALDGTASREPDGIIARYQWTQVAGSPVQIANPSAAITGLSNIKKGEYVFRLTVIDEKGAVATDDVKLVVTE; encoded by the coding sequence ATGAAATCATTGATCCTGTTATCCCTAGCCGCTTCTTTCTTTACCAATGACCCTGTTAAAGGGAATAAGGAAGGAAAAGTCGATAATCCCGCCAAAAACCAGGCCCCGGTAGCCAATGCCGGTGGTAAATTGGTGTTCAAAGTTTCTGATTTCGCAGCTTTGGATGGTACTGCCTCCCGCGAACCGGATGGTATTATTGCCCGTTACCAGTGGACACAGGTTGCCGGTTCCCCGGTGCAAATTGCCAATCCTTCAGCAGCCATTACAGGTTTGAGTAATATCAAAAAAGGCGAATATGTATTCCGCCTGACTGTAATTGATGAGAAAGGTGCAGTAGCTACCGATGACGTGAAGTTGGTGGTTACAGAATAA
- a CDS encoding FKBP-type peptidyl-prolyl cis-trans isomerase: MRKILITSGMLLAAVNLMAQAKAPVKKPASKAPAATTTPTMKNATDTVSYAIGMSLANFYKEQGITNINASMVTKALNDAMKGNKLLLTEEQMNMSISNYLQQLKREKAAANRKAGEDFLAANKVKPGVVTLPSGLQYMVVKEGTGPKPTLTDKVKCHYHGTLIDGTVFDSSIDRGQPIDFPVNGVIKGWVEALQLMPVGSKWKLFIPADLAYGDNQAGAKILPGSTLIFDVELIEIVQ; encoded by the coding sequence ATGCGAAAGATCCTGATCACCTCTGGAATGCTATTGGCTGCGGTGAACCTGATGGCCCAGGCCAAGGCTCCGGTGAAGAAACCGGCCAGTAAGGCGCCGGCTGCAACCACTACCCCCACAATGAAGAATGCCACGGATACGGTCAGCTATGCCATTGGCATGAGCCTTGCCAATTTTTACAAGGAACAAGGCATCACCAATATCAATGCATCCATGGTAACAAAGGCATTGAACGATGCCATGAAAGGAAACAAATTATTGTTGACTGAAGAACAAATGAATATGAGTATTTCAAATTACCTGCAACAATTGAAAAGAGAGAAGGCAGCCGCTAACCGCAAAGCCGGCGAAGATTTCCTTGCAGCCAACAAGGTTAAACCAGGTGTGGTTACCCTTCCCAGCGGATTGCAATACATGGTGGTGAAAGAAGGGACAGGCCCCAAGCCTACCCTGACAGACAAGGTTAAATGTCATTACCATGGAACCCTGATCGATGGCACTGTGTTTGACAGTTCGATCGACCGTGGCCAGCCCATTGACTTCCCTGTTAATGGCGTGATCAAGGGCTGGGTAGAGGCCCTGCAACTGATGCCTGTTGGTAGCAAATGGAAATTGTTCATCCCTGCTGACCTGGCCTATGGCGACAATCAGGCAGGTGCGAAGATCTTGCCTGGTTCAACCCTGATCTTTGATGTGGAACTGATCGAGATCGTACAATAA
- a CDS encoding acyl-CoA thioesterase, whose amino-acid sequence MSIFTKELTVRWSDLDPNFHLRHSVYYDYGAYCRIAFLEEQGINATMMHEHHFGPIIFREEAQFKREVRQGDRLHIDLKLVRSTRDYGRWTIQHHIYKNNDTIAAIITVDGAFIDTIKRKLTLPPEMALKAFETMPKGEAFEWI is encoded by the coding sequence ATGAGCATTTTTACAAAAGAGTTGACCGTACGCTGGTCTGACCTGGATCCCAATTTTCATCTCAGGCATTCGGTGTATTATGATTACGGTGCCTATTGCAGGATCGCCTTCCTGGAAGAACAGGGGATCAATGCGACGATGATGCATGAGCACCATTTCGGTCCTATTATTTTCAGGGAAGAAGCCCAATTCAAAAGGGAAGTGAGGCAAGGTGACCGCCTGCACATTGACTTGAAGCTTGTTCGATCCACCAGGGATTATGGCAGGTGGACCATACAGCACCACATTTATAAAAACAATGATACAATTGCCGCAATCATAACGGTAGATGGCGCGTTTATTGATACAATAAAAAGAAAACTGACGCTTCCTCCTGAAATGGCCTTGAAAGCTTTTGAGACTATGCCAAAAGGGGAGGCATTTGAATGGATCTAG
- a CDS encoding DUF4197 domain-containing protein: MKKLFTSVLAIGLIVHVNAQSSTSSESSSGGSLIKKAGGLLDKVKKKTGSDGLSNDDIVAGLKEALSVGAKNSSDKLSAVDGFFKDAAIKILMPEEARKVEQKLRQLGMGKLVDNAILSMNRAAEDAAKSAAPIFIDAVKNMSIQDAWGILKGTDTAATAYLRKATSNPLTAAFQPVINASLEKTDATKYWKEVFDVYNKFSLKPVNSDLSAYVTERAMTGIFYYVAEEEKKIRTNPAARVSDILQKVFGAR, encoded by the coding sequence ATGAAAAAACTATTTACTTCTGTTTTGGCAATTGGTCTCATCGTACATGTGAATGCACAATCATCCACATCAAGTGAGAGCAGCAGTGGTGGTTCCCTGATCAAGAAAGCCGGCGGCTTGCTCGACAAGGTTAAAAAGAAGACAGGCTCTGATGGATTGAGTAACGATGATATAGTTGCCGGTTTGAAAGAGGCTTTATCTGTTGGTGCAAAGAATAGTTCAGATAAGTTGTCTGCCGTGGATGGGTTCTTTAAGGATGCTGCCATTAAGATATTGATGCCTGAGGAAGCCAGGAAGGTGGAGCAGAAATTACGCCAGTTGGGAATGGGTAAGCTTGTTGACAATGCTATCCTGAGCATGAACAGGGCGGCTGAAGATGCCGCCAAATCTGCTGCACCCATTTTCATAGATGCCGTGAAGAATATGTCCATCCAGGATGCATGGGGTATACTGAAGGGCACTGATACCGCTGCCACTGCTTACCTGCGCAAAGCCACCAGTAACCCATTGACCGCAGCCTTCCAGCCGGTGATCAATGCGTCGCTTGAAAAGACAGATGCCACCAAATACTGGAAAGAGGTTTTTGATGTATACAATAAGTTTTCCCTGAAGCCGGTCAATAGCGACCTGTCTGCCTATGTTACCGAAAGGGCCATGACCGGGATATTTTATTATGTTGCTGAAGAGGAAAAAAAGATCCGCACCAACCCGGCAGCAAGGGTGTCGGATATTCTCCAGAAAGTCTTTGGGGCCAGGTAA
- a CDS encoding MFS transporter has protein sequence MFSQTISAYKNAYLGLSRSTWLLSLIMLINRSGTMVVPFLTLYLTSPKMGYSIGQAGLVMGCFGAGAFLGAYVGGKLTDRIGFYKVQLITLLGGGLLFILLGQMKSYPMICLVTFILSFVNEAFRPANSTAVVYYSSVENRTRSYSLNRLAINLGWALGSAMGGILAKFDYHLLFWVDGITNISAALLMLRFLRPKADHIPSRNENANRQKEHKGSSAFRDRQYLLFILLVTVFAACFFQLFTNLSVYMKRELHFSEPFIGLLMALNGVIIVLVEMVMIYNLEGKRNQLTYITLGVLIVACFYLLHGMVRSGPLLMVMLIVLVTFGEMFAMPFMNSYWISRTQHHNRGEYAALYTMAWSAAQTVGPMTVAQLIDARGFAFTWVVVGLVCSMAGIAFWRMKASGPVADT, from the coding sequence ATGTTTTCCCAGACCATTTCCGCATACAAGAATGCTTATTTAGGCCTTTCCCGTTCTACCTGGTTGTTGTCACTCATCATGTTGATCAACCGGAGTGGTACCATGGTTGTGCCTTTCCTGACCCTGTACCTTACAAGTCCTAAAATGGGCTATTCCATTGGGCAGGCAGGTCTGGTAATGGGTTGTTTTGGTGCAGGGGCTTTCCTGGGGGCCTATGTTGGTGGAAAGCTGACCGACAGGATCGGCTTCTATAAGGTCCAATTGATCACCCTGTTGGGTGGTGGCCTGCTTTTTATACTGCTCGGCCAGATGAAAAGCTACCCGATGATCTGCCTGGTGACCTTTATCCTGAGTTTCGTAAATGAGGCATTCCGGCCGGCCAACAGTACTGCAGTGGTTTATTACAGTTCGGTAGAGAACCGCACCCGTTCTTATTCGCTGAACCGCCTGGCCATAAACCTGGGTTGGGCATTGGGAAGTGCCATGGGTGGTATCCTGGCCAAGTTCGATTACCACTTGCTGTTTTGGGTGGATGGCATCACCAATATTTCAGCCGCCCTCCTGATGTTGCGTTTCCTCAGGCCAAAAGCGGACCATATCCCGTCAAGGAATGAAAATGCAAACAGGCAGAAAGAACACAAAGGCTCATCGGCATTCAGGGACCGCCAATACCTTCTCTTTATTCTTTTGGTAACTGTTTTTGCTGCCTGTTTCTTCCAGCTCTTTACCAATCTGTCCGTGTACATGAAGCGTGAGCTTCATTTTAGTGAACCCTTTATCGGGCTGTTGATGGCCCTGAACGGGGTGATCATTGTATTGGTGGAAATGGTGATGATCTACAACCTGGAAGGCAAGCGGAACCAATTGACCTATATAACCCTTGGGGTATTGATCGTGGCTTGCTTTTATTTGCTGCACGGCATGGTCAGGTCAGGCCCTTTGCTCATGGTCATGCTGATCGTACTGGTGACTTTCGGTGAAATGTTTGCGATGCCATTCATGAATAGTTATTGGATCAGCAGGACCCAGCACCATAACAGGGGAGAATATGCTGCACTGTATACCATGGCCTGGTCCGCGGCCCAAACGGTTGGGCCCATGACTGTTGCCCAATTGATCGACGCAAGGGGCTTTGCCTTTACCTGGGTGGTGGTAGGATTGGTCTGTTCAATGGCTGGTATCGCTTTCTGGAGAATGAAGGCAAGCGGTCCGGTCGCCGATACTTAA
- a CDS encoding ABC-F family ATP-binding cassette domain-containing protein, translating to MHYVSVEGLGKSYGIKPLFENISFHIEEGDKIALIARNGSGKSTLLKILAGKENPDQGKVWINKDVTVALFDQEPEFVNEWSVLDNIFHHDHPILNAIKAYEAATESEDAQALSDAIVRMDEVGGWDFDAKVKQILGKLNIHHLQQTVGTLSGGQKKRVALARTLIDIGFEHKHTLLIMDEPTNHLDVQTVEWLEHYLNQENVTLLLVTHDRYFLDAVCEEIWELDGNDLYIYKGDYENYMEKKAARIEQQASSIDKARNLYRKELEWMRKQPKARTTKSKSRIDNFYEVESRAKQRMEEQQLQLQMKMNRLGGKVIELKKLYKQFGDKIILKGFDYTFKKGERIGIVGKNGVGKSTFLNILQGIEQPDSGKVNLGETLVFGYYSQQGLQLKEDMRVIEYVKTFAESFPLAGGGSLSASQFLQLFLFSPDQQYSYVSKLSGGEKKRLLLLTMLFRNPNFLILDEPTNDLDLPTLAVLENFLADFPGCLVIVSHDRYFMDRLVDHLFVFEGDGMIRDFPGNYSLYRIWQKEQEAKQAAQPSTASLKTETPSTTPAEQPTKRKLSYKEKREFEQLEKDLAALEKEKLEVSEAMGTGNLPFDKLQELANRAGEISRLLEEKEMRWLELSEMEG from the coding sequence ATGCATTATGTTTCTGTAGAAGGACTTGGTAAAAGTTACGGGATCAAACCCCTATTTGAGAATATATCCTTTCATATCGAAGAAGGCGACAAGATCGCCCTGATCGCCAGGAATGGTTCCGGGAAATCCACCTTGCTGAAGATCCTTGCCGGGAAAGAAAACCCGGACCAGGGAAAGGTTTGGATCAATAAGGATGTAACTGTTGCCCTCTTCGACCAGGAACCCGAGTTTGTGAATGAATGGTCGGTACTGGACAATATCTTCCACCACGACCACCCCATCCTGAATGCGATCAAGGCTTATGAAGCCGCCACTGAATCCGAGGATGCCCAGGCCTTAAGTGATGCCATTGTGCGCATGGACGAGGTGGGCGGATGGGATTTTGATGCCAAGGTTAAGCAGATCCTGGGCAAACTGAATATACACCACCTCCAGCAAACTGTTGGCACCTTGTCGGGCGGCCAAAAGAAAAGGGTAGCCCTGGCCAGGACGCTGATCGATATCGGCTTTGAACACAAGCACACCCTGCTGATCATGGACGAACCCACCAACCACCTCGATGTACAAACCGTGGAGTGGCTGGAACATTACCTTAACCAGGAAAATGTCACCTTATTGCTGGTCACCCACGACAGGTATTTCCTGGATGCGGTTTGCGAAGAAATATGGGAACTGGATGGCAACGACCTCTACATCTATAAAGGGGATTACGAAAACTATATGGAGAAGAAGGCTGCCCGCATAGAGCAGCAGGCTTCAAGCATCGACAAAGCACGCAACCTCTACCGCAAGGAACTGGAATGGATGCGCAAGCAGCCAAAGGCCAGGACCACCAAGAGCAAAAGCAGGATCGACAATTTCTACGAAGTGGAGTCCAGGGCCAAGCAGCGGATGGAAGAACAGCAGTTACAGCTGCAAATGAAGATGAACAGGCTGGGCGGGAAAGTGATCGAATTGAAAAAGCTCTACAAACAATTTGGCGACAAGATCATCCTCAAAGGCTTTGATTATACTTTCAAGAAAGGTGAACGTATTGGGATCGTTGGCAAGAACGGTGTTGGGAAATCCACTTTCCTGAACATCCTGCAAGGTATTGAACAGCCTGATTCCGGGAAGGTCAATCTGGGCGAGACCCTGGTGTTCGGTTATTATTCCCAGCAAGGATTGCAGCTGAAGGAAGACATGCGGGTGATCGAGTATGTCAAGACCTTTGCGGAAAGTTTCCCGCTGGCAGGTGGCGGCTCATTGAGCGCTTCCCAGTTCCTGCAGTTGTTCCTGTTCAGCCCCGACCAGCAATACAGTTATGTCAGCAAATTGAGTGGCGGTGAGAAGAAAAGGCTCTTATTGCTGACCATGCTTTTCCGCAATCCCAATTTCCTTATACTGGATGAGCCAACCAATGACCTTGACCTCCCCACCCTTGCTGTCCTGGAGAACTTCCTGGCAGATTTCCCGGGCTGCTTGGTCATTGTATCCCATGACCGCTATTTCATGGACAGGTTGGTTGACCATCTTTTTGTTTTTGAAGGCGATGGTATGATCAGGGATTTCCCTGGCAATTATTCCTTATACAGGATCTGGCAAAAAGAGCAGGAGGCGAAACAAGCCGCCCAACCTTCAACGGCTTCCCTTAAAACGGAAACACCTTCCACCACACCTGCAGAACAGCCCACCAAACGCAAGCTTTCCTATAAGGAAAAACGGGAGTTTGAGCAGCTGGAAAAAGACCTTGCGGCACTGGAGAAAGAAAAACTGGAGGTCAGCGAAGCCATGGGAACTGGCAACCTTCCATTTGACAAGCTCCAGGAATTGGCCAACCGGGCAGGTGAGATCAGCCGGTTGCTGGAAGAAAAGGAAATGAGGTGGTTGGAACTCAGTGAAATGGAAGGATAA
- a CDS encoding DUF4421 domain-containing protein yields MKLERILYPKIWLLLVTLTWCIGLAHGQQSNQVLEEVDSVYIEPLPGILTGRFYFSQKYTSIRLEGKEDVRDLVYWPNTTLNMGIGVTYNPFSLNLAYGFPFMNRDKEKGETRYLDLQTHVYTRHWIMDFYGQLYKGYFLLPRSLGQSDNGKYYLRPDLGVTLLGLSVFYQTNGHRFSYRAAMLQSEWQKKSSGTWLVGGEIYAGSFSADSSFIPAELTASYSQVGIEKVRFIELGPGGGYAYTLVIDKHFFIMGSATVTLDIGLSREFKEGGTSDKFIFNPNLGYRGVIGYNSHDWNVNLSIVGNRVSVKGATSSDKYIFSAGNYRLTLAKRFIPGPKLKRKLKWIKPE; encoded by the coding sequence ATGAAGTTGGAAAGAATCTTATACCCCAAGATATGGTTGCTGCTGGTGACCTTGACCTGGTGCATTGGCTTAGCTCATGGCCAGCAATCCAATCAGGTTCTCGAGGAAGTTGACTCAGTTTATATTGAACCCCTGCCAGGGATATTGACCGGCAGGTTCTATTTTTCCCAGAAATATACTTCCATTCGCCTGGAAGGGAAGGAGGATGTAAGAGACCTGGTGTATTGGCCCAATACCACCCTGAACATGGGTATCGGTGTAACCTATAACCCTTTTTCACTTAACCTAGCCTATGGCTTCCCCTTCATGAACAGGGACAAGGAAAAGGGCGAGACGCGTTACCTGGACCTACAGACACATGTCTATACGCGTCATTGGATCATGGATTTTTACGGGCAGTTGTACAAGGGATATTTCCTGCTGCCCAGGAGCCTTGGCCAGAGTGATAATGGGAAATATTACCTTCGGCCCGACCTGGGGGTTACCCTTCTTGGACTCTCGGTTTTCTACCAGACCAATGGCCACAGGTTTTCCTACCGGGCTGCCATGCTGCAAAGTGAATGGCAAAAGAAGTCATCAGGAACCTGGCTGGTGGGCGGGGAGATCTATGCCGGATCATTTTCGGCGGATAGTTCCTTTATACCTGCTGAACTGACCGCGAGCTATTCGCAGGTGGGTATTGAAAAGGTAAGGTTCATTGAACTGGGACCTGGTGGCGGTTATGCCTATACGTTAGTGATCGATAAGCATTTCTTCATTATGGGTTCTGCTACCGTAACATTGGATATAGGCTTGTCAAGGGAGTTTAAGGAAGGCGGGACTTCTGATAAATTCATCTTCAATCCCAATCTTGGGTACAGGGGGGTGATTGGTTATAATAGCCATGACTGGAATGTCAATCTGTCGATCGTAGGGAACAGGGTGTCTGTAAAAGGGGCCACTTCCAGCGATAAGTATATCTTCTCGGCCGGTAATTACAGGCTGACCCTGGCAAAGCGGTTCATCCCCGGACCTAAACTGAAACGAAAACTAAAATGGATCAAACCTGAATAA